A stretch of the Ornithodoros turicata isolate Travis chromosome 4, ASM3712646v1, whole genome shotgun sequence genome encodes the following:
- the LOC135391620 gene encoding nuclear distribution protein nudE homolog 1-like isoform X4, which produces MDGDQTPAFSGAEEEASFYKDLAEKYRLKLEETQVELEEFQASSRDLEAELEAQLEQYEKSNAELRSVAAKLQQENESLQERISRVQLESQRQVSDLQAQLADVTASREKMCNYIRELEQSNDDLERAKRATVASLEEFESKLNSAIERNAFLESELDEKEEMGFMVQRLKDEARDLRQELQIQQQHPPTQPFMEKSSNLARKLAKVAPTEQTPNAVDSNRLAVENGMPHKAKAALSRMWTDARARVRKFVCCIHEKKYTES; this is translated from the exons ATGGACGGTGACCAGACACCTGCCTTCAGTGGGGCAGAGGAGGAGGCCTCTTTCTACAAGGACTTAGCCGAAAAATATAGACTAAA GCTGGAAGAAACTCAGGTCGAACTGGAGGAGTTCCAGGCCAGTAGCCGCGACCTTGAAGCAGAGTTGGAAGCACAGCTGGAACAGTACGAGAAGAGCAATGCTGAATTGCGTTCGGTGGCAGCAAAGCTTCAGCAAGAGAATGAGTCGTTGCAG GAACGGATCTCACGGGTACAGCTCGAAAGCCAGCGGCAAGTTTCTGACCTGCAGGCACAGTTGGCAGACGTCACTGCCTCCAGAGAAAAAATGTGCAACTACATCCGTGAGTTGGAGCAGTCTAATGACGACCTTGAGAGGGCCAAAAG GGCAACAGTAGCATCCCTTGAAGAGTTTGAATCCAAGCTGAACTCT GCGATCGAAAGAAATGCATTTCTCGAAAGCGAATTGGACGAAAAGGAGGAGATGGGCTTCATGGTGCAAAGGCTAAAAGACGAAGCACGAG ACCTTCGACAGGAACTACAAATCCAACAGCAGCATCCACCTACGCAGCCCTTTATGGAAAAGAGTAGCAACCTGGCTCGCAAGCTGGCTAAAGTGGCTCCCACAGAGCAGACGCCCAATGCTGTGGATTCCAATCGGCTCGCTGTTGAGAATGGCATGCCTCACAAAG CCAAGGCAGCACTTTCCCGGATGTGGACGGACGCAAGAGCTCGTGTGCGCAAGTTTGTCTGTTGCATCCACGAGAAGAAGTACACAGAGTCCTGA